In one window of Massilibacterium senegalense DNA:
- a CDS encoding ECF transporter S component, giving the protein MNNQSTKLKRLITVSIFSAISYLLMLLDFPFPGFPPFLKIDFSEVPALLITIIFGPIAGISVEAFKNILHYIFQTPPTGIPIDELANFIAGVCFILPTAFIFQKLRTQKGLTIGLILGVILMTLTMSVLNYVAIFPAYAYFMGMELPNNMFQFIATAIAPFNLVKGLIITAVFLLLYGRLKQTIQKQI; this is encoded by the coding sequence ATGAATAACCAATCAACCAAATTGAAACGACTTATTACCGTTTCTATCTTTAGTGCCATTTCTTATTTATTAATGCTACTAGATTTTCCGTTCCCAGGCTTTCCGCCATTTTTAAAAATCGATTTTAGCGAAGTGCCAGCTTTACTTATAACCATTATTTTCGGTCCTATTGCTGGAATTTCTGTAGAAGCATTTAAAAATATCTTGCATTATATTTTTCAAACACCACCAACAGGCATTCCAATTGATGAATTAGCAAACTTCATCGCTGGTGTATGTTTCATTTTACCGACTGCTTTTATCTTTCAAAAATTACGTACACAAAAAGGGCTTACAATCGGATTAATTTTAGGTGTAATCCTGATGACACTTACAATGAGTGTGTTAAATTATGTTGCTATCTTCCCTGCTTATGCATATTTTATGGGAATGGAATTACCAAATAACATGTTCCAATTCATTGCAACCGCTATTGCACCATTTAACCTTGTAAAAGGACTCATTATTACTGCTGTATTTTTATTGTTATACGGTAGACTGAAACAAACCATTCAAAAACAAATATAA
- a CDS encoding YuzB family protein has translation MNPIIEFCITNLANGAQKARAELERDVDLDVIEYGCLSHCGKCSQHLFCLVNGEVVSAETPEELVKNVYQFLEENPMF, from the coding sequence ATGAATCCAATTATTGAGTTTTGCATAACGAATTTAGCAAATGGTGCACAAAAAGCTCGTGCTGAATTAGAACGTGATGTCGATTTAGATGTGATTGAATACGGCTGCTTAAGTCACTGTGGCAAATGTTCACAACATTTATTTTGCCTCGTAAATGGAGAAGTAGTCAGTGCAGAAACACCAGAAGAATTAGTAAAAAATGTATATCAATTTTTAGAAGAAAATCCGATGTTTTAA
- a CDS encoding NAD(P)/FAD-dependent oxidoreductase — protein sequence MSKLVILGGGYGGLRIIQGLLGASDLPKDLEITLIDRVPYHCMKTEFYALAAGTVPDQHIRVPFPTHPQLTFKFGTVEKVELKDKQVVMEDGENLPYDDLIIALGCEDKYHGVPGADEYTLSIQSVNRSRKTYRTLLALGPNQTVGIVGAGLSGVELASELRESRPDLNIILLDRGEIILSSFPRRLSEYIQSWFVKNGVKVINNANITKVEEHMLYNDGEPIPCDEIVWTAGVQANKVVRNLDVEHDNSGRAKLTEYHHLPEYENVYVVGDCASLPHPPTAQLAEVQGDQIVSVLLKKWHNEALTPLPEIKLKGVLGSLGKKSGFGLMGNTALTGRVPRLLKSGVLWMYKRHSG from the coding sequence ATGAGTAAACTAGTCATCTTAGGTGGTGGTTACGGAGGATTACGGATTATTCAAGGGTTACTTGGAGCAAGTGACTTACCGAAAGACCTTGAAATTACATTAATTGACCGTGTTCCGTACCACTGTATGAAAACAGAATTTTATGCTTTAGCCGCTGGAACTGTACCCGATCAGCACATTCGTGTACCTTTTCCAACGCATCCTCAATTAACCTTTAAATTCGGAACAGTTGAAAAGGTGGAATTAAAAGACAAACAGGTAGTGATGGAAGATGGGGAAAACCTTCCATATGATGATTTAATTATCGCTCTTGGCTGTGAAGATAAGTATCACGGTGTTCCAGGAGCAGATGAATACACATTAAGTATTCAAAGCGTCAATCGTTCACGTAAAACATACCGCACACTTCTTGCATTAGGTCCAAATCAAACAGTTGGAATTGTTGGTGCTGGTTTAAGTGGCGTTGAACTTGCCAGCGAACTTCGGGAAAGTCGACCAGACTTAAACATTATTTTACTTGACCGCGGAGAAATTATTTTATCTAGTTTTCCACGTCGTCTTAGCGAATATATCCAATCTTGGTTTGTTAAAAATGGTGTAAAAGTGATTAACAACGCTAATATTACAAAAGTCGAAGAACATATGCTATACAACGACGGTGAACCAATTCCTTGTGATGAAATTGTTTGGACAGCTGGTGTACAAGCAAATAAAGTCGTTCGGAATTTAGACGTTGAACACGACAATTCTGGTCGCGCAAAATTAACGGAGTATCACCATTTACCAGAATATGAAAATGTGTATGTCGTTGGAGATTGCGCTAGTCTTCCTCATCCACCAACGGCTCAATTAGCAGAAGTACAAGGTGACCAAATCGTTTCTGTACTTTTGAAAAAATGGCACAATGAAGCGTTAACGCCACTACCGGAAATTAAACTAAAGGGTGTATTAGGCTCTTTAGGGAAAAAATCAGGATTTGGCTTAATGGGTAATACCGCTTTAACAGGGCGTGTACCACGTCTGTTAAAATCAGGGGTATTATGGATGTACAAACGTCATAGTGGATAA
- a CDS encoding DUF1462 family protein, whose amino-acid sequence MNQKAIHIIVYGAQIACSTCAHAPSSKDTFEWLEAALKRKYQETVPFVLEYVNVNHPIHPKDAFAQQIIEEQMIVPVIVINDEIISEGNPRLKLIFDYLDQVWSK is encoded by the coding sequence ATGAATCAAAAAGCGATTCACATAATTGTATATGGAGCACAAATTGCTTGCTCTACTTGTGCGCATGCTCCGTCTTCTAAAGATACGTTTGAATGGCTAGAAGCTGCGTTGAAAAGAAAGTATCAAGAAACAGTTCCATTCGTTTTAGAATATGTGAATGTCAATCATCCCATTCATCCAAAAGATGCTTTTGCTCAACAAATTATCGAGGAGCAAATGATTGTTCCTGTTATTGTGATAAATGATGAAATTATTTCAGAAGGGAATCCACGATTAAAATTGATTTTTGATTATCTAGATCAGGTATGGAGCAAATAG
- a CDS encoding NifU family protein: MEIKEQVQEVLEKLRPFLLRDGGDVELVDIEDGIVRVRLMGACGSCPSSTITLKAGIERALLEEVPGVKEVEQVF; this comes from the coding sequence ATGGAAATAAAAGAACAAGTACAAGAAGTATTAGAAAAATTACGTCCGTTTTTACTTCGTGATGGTGGGGATGTTGAATTAGTGGATATCGAGGACGGTATCGTTCGCGTACGTTTGATGGGAGCTTGTGGTAGTTGCCCAAGTTCAACAATTACGTTAAAAGCAGGAATCGAACGTGCTTTATTAGAGGAAGTTCCTGGAGTAAAAGAAGTAGAACAAGTATTTTAA
- the thrB gene encoding homoserine kinase — MESKMFTIIVPGSSANLGPGFDSIGLAVSKYLTLDVYPNDTWYFESTSDMLKGVSTGKENMMYQVADKIAKHYGKELSPCRVVVHSEIPLARGLGSSASAIIAAIELANQLLGDVMTVEEKLRFSCLLEGHPDNVAASLYGGLVVGVHSEEETFVLQASVPSFELIALIPDFELKTEEARGVLPNELPYATAIRGSAVSNVLLMALMQENYELAGKMMEEDVFHEPYRQTFLPYFTEIRSFVKEQGAFAMTLSGAGPTLLVFVPKGMSHEVSKKVEDTFSTYKAHPLQVDEKGVVVLKNHTVSA; from the coding sequence GTGGAAAGTAAAATGTTTACCATCATTGTTCCAGGATCAAGTGCCAATCTTGGCCCTGGCTTTGATTCTATCGGGTTAGCAGTGAGTAAATATTTAACGCTTGACGTTTATCCTAATGATACATGGTATTTCGAATCAACATCAGATATGCTAAAAGGTGTTTCAACTGGTAAAGAAAATATGATGTACCAAGTGGCAGATAAAATTGCGAAACACTACGGAAAAGAATTGTCTCCATGCCGTGTAGTTGTGCATAGTGAAATTCCGTTAGCACGAGGTTTAGGAAGTAGTGCTTCTGCTATTATTGCTGCGATTGAACTTGCAAATCAATTGCTCGGCGATGTGATGACAGTAGAAGAAAAGTTACGTTTTTCTTGTTTACTAGAAGGACATCCAGATAATGTTGCTGCGTCTCTTTACGGTGGATTAGTAGTTGGGGTGCATAGTGAAGAAGAAACGTTCGTTTTACAGGCAAGCGTACCATCTTTTGAACTAATCGCTTTAATTCCTGACTTTGAATTAAAAACAGAAGAAGCACGTGGAGTGTTACCGAATGAACTTCCTTATGCAACTGCGATTCGTGGTAGTGCAGTGAGCAATGTCCTCCTTATGGCGCTTATGCAAGAAAACTATGAATTGGCCGGAAAAATGATGGAAGAAGATGTGTTCCATGAACCATATCGGCAAACCTTTTTGCCATACTTTACAGAAATTCGTTCTTTTGTAAAAGAACAAGGAGCATTTGCAATGACATTAAGTGGAGCGGGACCGACGCTTCTTGTTTTTGTTCCAAAAGGAATGAGCCATGAAGTAAGCAAAAAAGTGGAGGATACTTTTTCAACTTATAAGGCACATCCATTACAAGTTGATGAAAAAGGTGTCGTTGTATTAAAAAATCATACTGTATCGGCTTAA
- the thrC gene encoding threonine synthase, translated as MLWKGLLHQYKEFLPVNENTPMLSLQEGNTPLIPLEKLSERLGVELYAKYEGLNPTGSFKDRGMVMAVAKAKEEGAQAIVCASTGNTSAAAAAYGSRAGLRTIIVIPEGKIALGKLAQAVMYGAEIYEIQGNFDNALDIVRSISEKSDLKLVNSVNPYRIEGQKTAAFEVCDQLGQAPDILAIPVGNAGNITAYWKGFKEYNEKKGTGLPEMRGFEAEGAAAIVRGEAIPNPETVATAIRIGNPASWDKAVNAAKESNGKIDFVTDEEILEAYRLVAREEGVFCEPASAASIAGVMKQVASGEIKKGSKIVCVLTGNGLKDPDTAMDTVEVKPTVLPNDEQAFMEHILGSAK; from the coding sequence ATGCTTTGGAAAGGTTTACTACACCAATATAAAGAATTTTTACCCGTAAATGAAAACACACCTATGTTATCACTTCAAGAAGGGAATACACCACTTATTCCGCTTGAAAAACTATCAGAACGCCTTGGTGTTGAATTATATGCAAAATATGAAGGATTAAACCCAACAGGTTCTTTTAAAGACCGTGGAATGGTGATGGCGGTTGCCAAAGCAAAAGAAGAAGGAGCACAAGCAATTGTATGTGCATCTACTGGAAACACTTCTGCAGCTGCAGCAGCATACGGTTCTCGTGCTGGATTACGTACGATTATCGTGATTCCAGAAGGAAAAATCGCATTAGGAAAATTAGCCCAAGCGGTTATGTACGGTGCAGAAATTTATGAAATTCAAGGAAACTTCGACAATGCGTTAGACATCGTTCGTTCGATTAGTGAAAAATCAGATTTAAAACTTGTTAACTCTGTAAACCCATATCGTATCGAAGGGCAAAAAACAGCAGCATTTGAAGTATGTGATCAATTAGGGCAAGCACCAGATATTTTAGCAATTCCAGTTGGGAATGCAGGAAACATTACAGCGTACTGGAAAGGCTTTAAAGAATATAATGAGAAAAAAGGAACAGGTCTTCCTGAAATGCGTGGTTTTGAAGCTGAAGGTGCAGCGGCAATTGTACGCGGGGAAGCTATTCCAAATCCAGAAACAGTTGCAACAGCTATTCGTATCGGAAATCCAGCAAGCTGGGATAAAGCAGTAAATGCTGCAAAAGAATCAAATGGTAAAATTGATTTTGTAACGGATGAAGAAATTTTAGAAGCATATCGTTTAGTTGCTCGTGAAGAAGGTGTCTTCTGTGAACCAGCATCAGCTGCATCGATTGCAGGTGTGATGAAACAAGTAGCATCTGGTGAAATTAAAAAAGGAAGTAAAATCGTATGTGTTCTTACTGGAAATGGATTAAAAGATCCAGACACAGCAATGGATACAGTAGAAGTAAAACCAACTGTTTTACCAAACGATGAGCAAGCATTTATGGAACACATTTTAGGGAGTGCAAAATAG
- a CDS encoding homoserine dehydrogenase: MKDTITVGLLGLGTVGSGVVKIIEKHQKKLQHQIGCPVKVGKVLVRDLAKKRDVNFDEAQLTDRVEDIIENDDIDVVIEVMGGVEQTRQWLLTALKNKKHIVTANKDLMAVYGPELLKVAADNGCDLYYEASVAGGIPIIRTLVDGLSSDRITKMMGIVNGTTNFILTKMTKESASYDAVLKEAQDLGYAEADPTSDVEGLDAARKMAILARLGFSMSIDLDDVDVCGISNVTLEDIQYSHKLGYTMKLIGMAEETNGKVAVSVQPTLLPHNHPLASVNDEYNAVYVYGKAVGETMFYGPGAGQLPTATSIVSDLVTVLKNMRLGVSGKGYVFEQFEKNLKSPEEIRSKYFLRLQVKDQSGVLAQITSVFAEYKASLEKILQLPCKDRGEGLAELIIVTHHTNKKDYDTIVKQLQKLDVVDTVVSSYRVEGEEK; encoded by the coding sequence GTGAAAGATACAATCACAGTTGGACTACTTGGATTAGGAACAGTCGGAAGCGGTGTTGTGAAAATTATTGAAAAACACCAAAAGAAGCTACAACATCAAATTGGTTGTCCAGTAAAAGTAGGAAAAGTTTTAGTTCGTGATTTAGCAAAAAAACGCGATGTTAATTTTGATGAAGCACAATTAACAGATCGTGTCGAGGATATTATCGAAAACGACGATATCGATGTTGTGATTGAAGTAATGGGTGGAGTAGAACAAACACGTCAATGGTTGTTAACCGCATTAAAAAATAAAAAGCACATTGTGACTGCGAATAAAGATTTAATGGCTGTTTATGGACCAGAATTATTAAAAGTAGCAGCAGATAATGGATGCGATTTATATTATGAAGCTTCCGTTGCTGGTGGTATTCCAATTATTCGTACATTAGTGGACGGATTGTCTAGTGATCGGATTACGAAAATGATGGGGATTGTGAATGGAACGACAAATTTCATTTTAACGAAAATGACGAAAGAGAGTGCTTCGTATGATGCTGTATTAAAAGAAGCGCAAGATTTAGGATATGCAGAAGCAGATCCAACGAGCGATGTAGAAGGATTAGATGCCGCAAGAAAAATGGCTATTTTAGCTCGTCTTGGCTTTTCGATGTCTATTGATTTAGATGATGTGGATGTATGTGGAATTTCAAACGTAACATTAGAAGATATTCAATACAGCCATAAATTGGGATATACGATGAAATTAATTGGAATGGCGGAAGAAACAAATGGGAAGGTGGCTGTTAGTGTACAGCCGACACTGTTACCACACAATCATCCATTAGCAAGTGTAAATGATGAGTATAACGCTGTGTATGTATACGGAAAGGCAGTAGGGGAAACGATGTTTTATGGACCAGGAGCAGGACAGCTTCCGACAGCAACATCTATCGTTTCAGACTTAGTAACCGTATTAAAAAATATGCGTCTCGGTGTAAGTGGAAAAGGGTATGTCTTTGAACAATTCGAGAAAAACTTAAAAAGTCCAGAAGAAATTCGTTCGAAATATTTTCTTCGTTTACAAGTAAAAGATCAATCCGGCGTACTGGCACAAATTACTTCTGTTTTTGCCGAATACAAAGCGAGTCTTGAGAAGATTCTACAACTTCCTTGTAAAGATCGTGGAGAAGGTCTTGCTGAACTTATTATCGTTACGCATCATACAAATAAAAAAGACTATGATACGATTGTAAAACAACTACAAAAATTGGATGTTGTAGATACAGTTGTTAGTAGCTATCGTGTTGAAGGAGAGGAAAAGTAA
- a CDS encoding DUF1450 domain-containing protein, producing MTTIECCMINRLNGSDAVMKKLEKEAEVATFSCIGNCHICSEKYHAIVEETRVVAEHPTELYEKIIQMLKERV from the coding sequence ATGACAACCATTGAATGTTGTATGATTAATCGTCTGAATGGTTCCGATGCTGTGATGAAGAAGCTTGAAAAAGAAGCAGAAGTGGCCACATTTTCTTGTATTGGGAATTGTCACATTTGTAGTGAAAAATATCATGCAATTGTGGAGGAAACACGCGTCGTTGCGGAACATCCAACAGAATTGTATGAAAAAATTATACAGATGTTAAAAGAACGTGTGTAG
- a CDS encoding phosphatidylglycerophosphatase A family protein yields MIMSTPLYEAAIQALKKREVTLDHIADLVLFLQKKYYPNLTKQECQHNICRVLNKREVQNTILTAVELDILAENKQLTEPLQTIVYSDDGLYGVDETLALSIIHIYGSIGFTNFGHLDKEKPGILSHLNAHKNGSCHTFLDDVVGAIAAAAASRLAHSIAEKKEG; encoded by the coding sequence ATGATAATGAGTACGCCATTATATGAGGCAGCAATACAAGCGTTAAAAAAAAGAGAAGTGACACTTGATCATATTGCCGATTTAGTTCTTTTTCTTCAAAAAAAGTATTATCCAAATTTAACGAAACAGGAATGCCAGCATAATATTTGTCGCGTCTTAAATAAAAGAGAAGTGCAAAATACCATTTTAACTGCCGTAGAGCTGGATATATTAGCGGAAAATAAACAGTTAACAGAACCACTCCAGACAATTGTCTATTCAGATGATGGATTATACGGTGTAGATGAAACATTAGCTTTATCGATTATCCACATTTATGGATCCATTGGATTTACAAATTTCGGTCATTTAGATAAAGAAAAGCCAGGTATTCTATCGCACTTAAATGCCCATAAAAACGGATCTTGTCATACGTTTTTAGATGATGTTGTTGGGGCCATTGCTGCTGCGGCTGCAAGCCGTTTAGCACATAGTATTGCTGAAAAAAAAGAAGGCTAG
- a CDS encoding class D sortase, translated as MLKKVANLFIISGVLLLITVLAIKGFTYYKQQQLIASYQNVSFDELNEQDGTTNLEHTGQATSQLAVGMLRMDQIDLNVPIVEGTSTEDLRYAVGHFPESGRLGKKGENFAIAGHRSYTFGEFFNRLDEIEEKDTFFIETADGKYEYRVYDKQIVKPDAVEVLEPVDGKSTVTLITCHPAHSSKERLIVFAEKIEKK; from the coding sequence ATGTTGAAAAAAGTAGCTAATCTTTTTATTATTAGCGGGGTCTTGCTTCTTATAACTGTTTTGGCAATCAAGGGTTTCACATACTATAAGCAACAACAATTAATCGCCTCCTATCAAAATGTATCTTTTGATGAGTTGAACGAACAAGATGGTACAACTAATTTGGAGCATACAGGCCAAGCAACATCGCAATTGGCCGTTGGGATGTTGCGTATGGATCAAATTGATTTAAACGTACCAATTGTCGAAGGAACTTCTACAGAAGATTTACGTTATGCGGTAGGGCATTTCCCGGAATCTGGACGATTAGGGAAAAAGGGAGAGAATTTCGCCATCGCTGGTCATCGGTCGTATACATTCGGTGAATTTTTCAATCGTTTAGACGAAATAGAGGAAAAAGACACATTTTTTATTGAAACAGCGGATGGAAAATACGAATATCGTGTGTATGACAAACAAATTGTAAAACCAGATGCAGTAGAAGTGTTAGAACCTGTAGATGGAAAGTCAACAGTCACGTTGATTACATGTCATCCCGCGCATTCTTCTAAAGAGCGGTTGATTGTGTTTGCAGAAAAAATAGAGAAAAAGTAA
- a CDS encoding LPXTG cell wall anchor domain-containing protein, translating to MNIKNVSRTMRNLVVTLGTASAIFFATHHADAAELEKVAEPVNVLAEQAVMVEDVATTTVEEAPQVVVQTVEETKAVAQPVAESAQVVQTTQAEAVQVTETTQVESNIPDPIIPPTVEKAYEQAKQTEIQQPTQPAPSQPTQVVTTEKKNALLGLDLGLPVLGTVHLGVLEDRESNDADRQYKRKDVVNLQIKDSILAKNTDVSVLGSQSEKTATTSKERAGVVGVDLQESLIGDAHVGVLEKSKTETPEYKFDQSGIVLVDLKNTPIGDAHAGVGEKSTLEKDGIVVEHSGLVILDTKDTPILGDVHAGVLEDLKVTKTDTNKPGDDTNKPGDDTNKPGDDTNKPGDDTNKPGDDTNKPGDDTNKPGDDTNKPGDDTNKPGDDTNKPGDDTNKPGDDTNVPGNNNNDCVCDDNNGTVTPADNSVKPVVAKPDTKPQVTEASVVPTVEKETKSATELPKTGSFMNQTVLVVLALALLAVGFALRRKVRFNM from the coding sequence ATGAATATCAAGAATGTATCTAGAACCATGAGAAATTTAGTCGTAACGTTAGGAACAGCATCAGCAATTTTCTTTGCAACACACCATGCAGATGCTGCAGAACTTGAAAAGGTAGCAGAACCAGTAAACGTATTAGCTGAACAAGCAGTAATGGTAGAGGATGTTGCAACTACTACAGTAGAAGAAGCACCACAAGTCGTAGTACAAACAGTAGAAGAAACAAAAGCAGTCGCACAACCTGTTGCTGAATCAGCACAAGTTGTACAAACTACACAAGCAGAAGCAGTACAAGTGACAGAAACAACTCAAGTAGAATCTAATATTCCAGATCCAATTATTCCACCAACTGTTGAAAAAGCGTACGAACAAGCAAAACAAACAGAAATTCAACAACCAACACAACCAGCACCAAGTCAACCTACTCAAGTAGTAACGACTGAAAAGAAAAATGCTTTACTTGGTCTAGATTTAGGGTTACCAGTGCTTGGAACAGTTCACTTAGGAGTACTTGAAGACCGTGAATCAAACGATGCAGATCGCCAATATAAACGGAAAGACGTTGTAAATTTACAAATTAAAGATTCTATCCTTGCAAAAAACACAGATGTATCTGTACTTGGAAGTCAATCAGAAAAAACAGCAACAACTTCTAAAGAACGTGCAGGAGTAGTAGGGGTAGATCTTCAAGAATCTTTAATCGGTGATGCACACGTAGGTGTACTTGAAAAAAGTAAAACAGAAACACCAGAATATAAATTCGACCAATCTGGTATTGTATTAGTAGATTTAAAAAATACACCAATTGGTGATGCGCATGCAGGTGTAGGTGAAAAAAGTACTCTTGAAAAAGATGGTATTGTTGTAGAGCATTCAGGATTAGTAATTCTTGATACAAAAGACACTCCAATTTTAGGGGATGTTCATGCAGGTGTTTTAGAAGACTTAAAAGTTACTAAAACAGACACAAACAAACCAGGTGACGACACAAACAAACCAGGTGACGACACAAACAAACCAGGTGACGACACAAACAAACCAGGTGACGACACAAACAAACCAGGTGACGACACAAACAAACCAGGTGATGACACAAACAAACCAGGTGACGACACAAACAAACCAGGTGATGACACAAACAAACCAGGTGATGACACAAACAAACCAGGTGATGACACAAACAAACCAGGTGACGACACAAATGTACCAGGTAACAATAACAATGATTGTGTTTGCGATGACAACAATGGTACTGTGACTCCTGCAGATAATTCAGTGAAACCAGTAGTAGCAAAACCAGACACAAAACCACAAGTAACTGAAGCATCTGTTGTGCCAACAGTAGAAAAGGAAACAAAAAGTGCAACAGAACTTCCAAAAACAGGTTCATTTATGAACCAAACTGTATTAGTAGTTTTAGCACTTGCACTTTTAGCAGTAGGCTTTGCTTTAAGAAGAAAAGTTCGTTTCAATATGTAA
- a CDS encoding TIGR01457 family HAD-type hydrolase: MKRYKGYLIDLDGTVYRGNEVIESAKPFIAKLNKKDIPYLFVTNNSSKTPAQVAEKLTKMGINTTANHVMTSSLATASYLSREHLGKKVYVIGEQGLFQALKDMFIPVIEQETEQADVVVVGIDRKITYEKLAQACLHIRKGATFLSTNQDVAIPTERGLLPGNGSLTSVLTTATSVQPTFIGKPQPEIITQSLQRLQLSKEDVLMIGDNYHTDILAGIHSDVDTLLVFTGVSQLGDLAHVDKKPTYYAENLQNLL; the protein is encoded by the coding sequence ATGAAACGATACAAAGGATATTTAATTGATTTAGATGGAACGGTATACCGTGGTAATGAAGTAATTGAATCAGCTAAACCGTTCATTGCAAAATTAAACAAAAAAGATATCCCATATTTATTTGTAACGAATAATTCTTCTAAAACACCAGCACAAGTGGCGGAAAAATTAACAAAAATGGGCATTAACACGACTGCGAATCACGTGATGACATCTAGTTTAGCTACTGCTTCTTATTTATCTCGTGAACATTTGGGTAAAAAAGTGTATGTCATTGGAGAACAAGGATTATTTCAAGCATTAAAAGATATGTTTATTCCAGTTATTGAGCAAGAAACGGAGCAAGCTGATGTTGTCGTAGTAGGAATTGATCGAAAGATTACGTATGAAAAATTGGCACAAGCTTGTTTGCACATCCGAAAAGGAGCTACTTTTTTATCCACAAATCAAGATGTAGCGATTCCAACCGAACGGGGATTATTACCAGGAAACGGCTCGTTAACTTCTGTTTTAACAACAGCAACTAGTGTTCAACCGACCTTTATTGGCAAACCACAACCCGAAATTATTACCCAATCGCTTCAACGACTACAATTGTCGAAAGAAGATGTATTAATGATTGGTGACAATTATCATACCGACATTTTAGCTGGAATCCACTCCGATGTAGATACATTGCTCGTGTTCACAGGAGTGTCACAATTAGGTGATTTAGCACACGTTGATAAAAAGCCTACTTATTATGCAGAAAACTTACAAAATCTTTTATAA
- a CDS encoding helix-turn-helix transcriptional regulator, translating into MGKSHSTRDEILQLLKRYDEMTVTQLAEHLGITEMAVRRHLNALEKDGLVETTLTRQAMGRPLHVYFLTEEGQELFPRQYDQLSLTLLEELEELMSRDVVRELFERRQQGLVDLYKKQLRRLDSEEEKIEALVAMQDENGYMAEVEKKQDGTFHIRQYNCPISKVAKKYKEACSCEMKLYREVLETDKVVCKSRLSDGDSCCEYVVKA; encoded by the coding sequence ATGGGAAAATCACATTCCACACGTGATGAAATTTTACAATTATTAAAGCGGTATGATGAAATGACTGTGACACAATTGGCTGAACATTTAGGAATTACGGAAATGGCAGTAAGACGTCATTTAAATGCATTAGAAAAAGATGGGCTGGTCGAGACAACATTGACTCGTCAAGCAATGGGGCGACCGCTACACGTGTATTTTTTAACAGAAGAAGGACAAGAGTTATTTCCACGTCAATATGATCAACTTTCACTTACTTTACTTGAAGAATTAGAAGAGTTAATGAGTCGAGATGTTGTTCGAGAATTATTTGAACGACGGCAACAAGGACTCGTAGATTTATATAAAAAACAGTTACGCCGTCTAGATTCAGAAGAAGAAAAAATCGAAGCATTAGTTGCAATGCAAGATGAAAATGGATATATGGCAGAAGTTGAAAAAAAACAAGATGGTACGTTCCATATTCGTCAATATAACTGTCCTATCTCGAAAGTTGCGAAAAAGTATAAAGAAGCGTGTAGTTGTGAAATGAAACTATATCGCGAAGTGTTAGAAACAGACAAAGTTGTATGCAAAAGTCGTCTATCAGATGGTGACTCATGTTGTGAATATGTTGTGAAAGCATAA
- the hepT gene encoding type VII toxin-antitoxin system HepT family RNase toxin, with protein MYFVDRSKIEKELTYLERLTKAFNEQDLFESVMENFALERIAHMMIESMIDVGNAMIDGFIMRDPGSYEDIIDILDDETVITKEMTIQLKQVIGLRKVLLQEYTTLNPSDIEQTVKENIQAIEQFPMCVRTYLENELGPVSAFMPE; from the coding sequence ATGTATTTTGTAGATCGTAGCAAAATCGAAAAAGAACTTACATATTTAGAACGTTTAACGAAGGCTTTTAACGAACAAGATTTGTTTGAAAGTGTGATGGAGAACTTTGCTTTAGAACGCATTGCTCATATGATGATTGAATCAATGATTGATGTTGGAAATGCAATGATTGATGGGTTTATTATGCGTGACCCAGGAAGTTATGAGGACATTATCGACATATTAGATGATGAAACGGTTATTACAAAAGAAATGACAATTCAATTAAAACAAGTGATTGGATTACGTAAAGTATTGTTACAAGAATATACAACGTTAAATCCAAGTGATATTGAGCAAACTGTAAAAGAAAATATCCAAGCAATCGAACAATTTCCTATGTGTGTTCGTACGTATTTAGAAAATGAATTAGGTCCTGTATCGGCCTTTATGCCAGAGTAA